The DNA region CGGTCGTCTCGGCGAGTCGGTGAAAGAAGATCGAACGCTCGAGCTCGAAGTCCGGTTCAAATGGCCGGAACCCATCCGCACCATCTTTCGCCATGCGGCGGAGCAATTTGCGCGCATCTTCCCCCTTTTGATCAGGCCTCTCTTGTCGTACGAAGTCGACCAGTCGCTCCATTTCTTCTGTGGCAGCGCCGGCCTCGATCCCCAGTTCGTCGAGCTTCGGCCAGGAACGATCGGGGTAGAACTGGGCCTTTGCGATGCCCAGGAGCAGGTCGTGGGTGTGCTGTGAGATGAGATCCGATGCACGGGCCCTTTGAAGCCCCTCGCGAATATTCGCCATTGGTTCCGATATCGACTGGTACTTCCCGATCTCAGGAGCATGAACGAGCGCGACTTCGTCGTCGTCCTCGAGTTCTCCTGCGACGAAGCCTTCGAAGATCCGGCCCACTCCGCGCATGCCGAAGGTATGAAGCTCCGCCGCCCTGAGAGCGCCCATGCTCGAGGCGCCGTAGACAGGGATTCCCTTGGCGAGCGCGTGCAGGATCTCCTTGTGCCAGACCGCGGGGACGGCTTCGAACAGGCCGTCGATGATGCCGATCGCTTGCGGGTCTCCAAGGCTCGCTGCGTAGACGTCTCCCGCCCGGGCGGGTGCGCGGTAGTCCGCATCCAGCAGGGAACGGGCCTCTTTCAGAGGCAGGCTCGGTCCGAGAAAGAC from bacterium includes:
- a CDS encoding tfuA protein; amino-acid sequence: MSVVVFLGPSLPLKEARSLLDADYRAPARAGDVYAASLGDPQAIGIIDGLFEAVPAVWHKEILHALAKGIPVYGASSMGALRAAELHTFGMRGVGRIFEGFVAGELEDDDEVALVHAPEIGKYQSISEPMANIREGLQRARASDLISQHTHDLLLGIAKAQFYPDRSWPKLDELGIEAGAATEEMERLVDFVRQERPDQKGEDARKLLRRMAKDGADGFRPFEPDFELERSIFFHRLAETTEQRLAADPRSDPATGTPLRPWPQR